A stretch of the Denticeps clupeoides chromosome 6, fDenClu1.1, whole genome shotgun sequence genome encodes the following:
- the pknox2 gene encoding homeobox protein PKNOX2, with the protein MMQHVSPAPALTMMATQSVPPPSYQESQQMTGTTQQNSKPQQVHIPASSNAGTNSVSVTLDPQAQLESDKRAVYRHPLFPLLALLFEKCEQATQGSECITSASFDVDIENFVHQQEQDHKPFFSEDPELDNLMVKAIQVLRIHLLELEKVNELCKDFCNRYITCLKTKMHSDNLLRNDLGSPYSPTHTSHGMQQDLLSSSPSMTSVSSSVNPSGIVVPAGSLQQSNVTMTTINSPVVSGGTLYQPVAMVTSQGQVLTQALPQGTIQIQNTQVNLDLSSLLDGDDKKSKNKRGVLPKHATNIMRSWLFQHLMHPYPTEDEKRQIAAQTNLTLLQVNNWFINARRRILQPMLDASNPDPAPKAKKMKSQHRPTQRFWPDSIVAGVLQTHSGSNSDNPMMDGLQSLSSDSATLAMQQAMLAGNDDSMDGTEDEDEDEDEEEGMEEEEEEEEEEDDEDRDGGRQLGSTGRRDLGLEHRDGLE; encoded by the exons ATGATGCAACATGTGTCCCCAGCACCAGCATTGACAATGATGGCCACACAGAGTGTTCCTCCACCATCGTACCAGGAGAGTCAACAG ATGACAGGCACCACGCAACAGAACTCCAAGCCCCAGCAGGTCCACATCCCTGCCTCCTCTAACGCTGGCACCAACTCAGTCAGCGTGACTCTTGACCCCCAGGCTCAGCTGGAATCCGACAAGCGAGCTGTTTACAG ACACCCCCTTTTCCCCCTGCTGGCCCTGCTGTTTGAGAAGTGTGAGCAGGCCACACAGGGCTCCGAGTGCATCACCTCGGCCAGCTTCGACGTGGACATCGAGAACTTCGTTCATCAGCAGGAACAGGACCACAAGCCTTTCTTCAGCGAGGACCCAGAGCTGGACAATCTG ATGGTGAAGGCCATCCAGGTACTGCGTATCCACTTGCTCGAGCTGGAGAAGGTGAACGAGCTCTGCAAGGACTTCTGCAACCGCTACATCACCTGCCTCAAGACCAAAATGCATAGTGACAACCTGCTGAGGAATGACCTGGGCAGCCCATACTCCCCCACCCACACCAGTCACGGGATGCAGCAG GATCTGCTGAGCTCTTCTCCCTCCATGACGTCAGTCTCCAGTTCAGTCAATCCCTCAGGCATTGTGGTACCTGCTGGCTCCCTGCAGCAGAGCAATGTCACCATGACCACCATCAACTCCCCGGTGGTGTCAG GTGGAACCTTGTATCAGcccgttgccatggtgacatcGCAGGGGCAGGTGTTAACCCAGGCTTTACCCCAGGGAACCATCCAGATCCAGAATACACAG GTAAATCTGGACCTGTCCTCCCTCTTGGATGGTGATGACAAGAAATCGAAAAACAAGAGAGGAGTTCTTCCCAAGCATGCCACCAACATCATGCGCTCCTGGCTCTTCCAGCACCTCATG CATCCGTATCCCACAGAGGATGAGAAAAGACAGATTGCAGCCCAGACAAATCTCACTTTATTACAGGTGAACAACTG GTTCATCAATGCTCGCCGGCGCATTCTTCAACCCATGTTGGATGCTAGCAACCCCGACCCTGCTCCTAAGGCCAAGAAAATGAAGTCGCAGCATCGCCCAACCCAACGCTTCTGGCCTGACTCGATTGTAGCTGGCGTCCTGCAGACACACTCAGGAAGCAACTCAGACA ATCCAATGATGGATGGCCTTCAGTCACTGTCCTCCGACTCAGCCACACTGGCGATGCAGCAGGCCATGTTAGCTGGCAATGACGACTCCATGGACGGCactgaggatgaagatgaggatgaggatgaagaggaaggcatggaagaggaggaggaggaggaggaagaggaagacgaTGAGGACAGAGATGGTGGGAGACAGCTGGGCAGCACGGGCCGAAGAGACCTGGGTCTCGAGCACAGAGACGGCCTGGAGTAA